tgaaaatatttgcataactataaattttagttgtatgaTAACCgaagcatataaaataattcgATTTTTTTAGAAACTAAAGTTTATACTTATACaattaagatataaaattttgttattttaaaacttataaacatacatatattgtaaaaaaattcatctcatttttaaaggtttaggtttttgttttaatataaaacttattagATGAAATGAAATAATCATTTTCACTAGTGCAGTATCTAAGCAAAAACCCTCCATATACAATATGTAAAAGCTATACTAACAATCAAATTGAACATCTTAATTATCATAATGGATTCGAACAACTCCCACATAATCCATATTCTTGTTTTGAAGTTGATAGCGTTATcacctaaatttaattattcattcGTTGTGTAGATTTATCAATTAAGGATAAAGGTAGGTAGATAGATCTTTgagttttttttgtctttaagtGAGGCTCCAAATTTCCAGCGCTGCTACCTAACTACTTCGTCTCTTTGtcccataaaataaaaatggcatTGTGGCATTGATTTTAATAATCAGAGAAAAAGTGAGTACGCAGTGATGAAGTATAAACTAAAGTTTTTTGTGTGGCCAGGTATAAGCAGAACTAATCATTCAGATTTGTGAGAGTTGGAGGGTTAAAAGAATGAgtgaaagaaggaaagaaattaACGAAGGAATATAGAGAAAAGCAGAGGGCGTATTTTTAGGAGGTTATGTAGGGCAAAAGGAGAGAAAGTGAGGCCAACTGATTGAGCTCTCCAAAATTGGCAATGATAAATAGAAAGTTAATTTGTCCCCATTACTTTACATGCACACAaattaataagtaaaataaaatacactaaaaaataaaaagctatGGTTATCTTTATGTAAACGACCCATGTGGATGGTGGGCCATTGAAAACTATAAAACGGACTTCCCAAAGACATGCCTTTTTATTCCTTAATTACGCATACACCCACAAcaattaaacattaaacaaattGCATTATTGAATCTTCTTCATAAGACCCGAAAAGAGGGAACTTTCCTATATACCCCTTCTTTCCTCTAAAGCCtcccatatattttttattgaaaaaatttataatcacGAAAGAGGGCTGTATTATATattagaagtaaaaaaaaaatatattatatataaatttatgtggTGAGGAGATGAAGTTGAATATTGGAGAATATATGAATAAGCATCCTTAGGAGGCAAAGGGTGCCCTATGAGGAATTCCTTTTCTTCTCCTTGCGTTTGAAGGAGGTGTGACTTGATACATGTCTTGTGTTGAACCTTCACGCAATCCTTCTTCTTGCTGATTTGATGAGACTGATCCTCTTGAAGTTGatgtggtggtagtggtggtagTCTCCATTGTCAATTCTTCATTTCTACCATCCAAAGCAAAGCTTGCATCcccatttttctttattccttCAAGCTAGTTCAATCCCACAATTAAAGTATATCATTCAATTAAATGATCACATTAATGATATCTCACGCCATGTTCCCaaccatatatataaataatcgCAAAACTCGTGCTTTGTTTAActataattatgattatgactattaaaatatttttatgcgAGGACATGATGAATATTCAAAAGTAGAGGGAATATAATTCTGATGGTGAATGATGGCGATGGGCTTTCAAATGTAGGTGATGATGTATGGGTGGTGGGTGTTATACCCATATGATGAGGATGATTGAATTGTGAATGATGTGCATGTTGATAATGAAATGAACAATACGGCAAAGATTAATAATTGTAGTAATAATATTTCACCTTACATCCCAAAGAACAGAAGCGAAATGGGTCCAAGAGGCTCCTTCCACAAATCTCACAAATGTGAGCTACTCCTTTCCCAGATTTCGGTTGTGGCCTCACATTCAAGAACAAAACTCTAGCACTGTTTATCACATATGTCTGCACTCCACTTATGTCCAACACCCTCTGAATTTCAGCCACCCTCACTACATCATGATACGAAGATCTTCTTATCTATATCCATCAATAAACAACAGCctcacaaattttcaaaaacattatatatttcatataattaaactcacaaatatataacatatatccACCTACCTGAATTACTCGATGATCTTTGTGTCGAGAAGAACGGCAATAAAAACAGAAGGCTTCGCCATTGCAATCTAGACAAAACATGTTACATTCACTCCTCGCTGCGTCTGCGTGAATTCGACATACATTGAAGAAAGGTGTGTGAAGAAGTTGTTCCAGCCATGGAGGTACCAGAACTGTGTCCTGTTCAAATCCCATTGTCGAAAAAAATGGACATTTTGTAAACCTCGTCAATTTAAAGACATAAACAGAATCTATGACTatgaaatagataaatatacCATTGTCGGTAGATATggataatattaataatgtgGGTCGATGGGTGAGTACAGAATGTTCGAAAGCTGAAGGGGTTCGGTTTTCATTCACTTGTTCAAAAAGAAAAACGCAGatggtgaagatgaaaatgGCGAGGGAGAGAAAGAGCGATGAGAATGATAAACGGCCTTCGACTTAGAATTCAACTACACAACAACGCTAAAGAGTGTATAAGGACAAAGGGTGATTAAATAAATAGGAGAATATACCGATGAGATTGAAAGATAGGACCCGGAGAAGATCACAGCCGTTGGATGTTTGGGGATGTGTTTGGCGCTTACGCTACTTTGGATCTTCTTTGCGTCTAAGGTTGCACGATACAATATATACCTACCCTAGATGTATTGTAGTACTCATTCATCATCCTACATGCCATACTTATCCACGTGTCGTTATGTCTATGGTCCATCACAGATTGGTGGCTCCCATCCTCAAGGAATCTTCTGCCTGCTCTTTCTAAAATATTGTCAAGGaaaatgttttcttcaaaatatatttttattttatttactatttttattaaaaaaattaaaagtttaaaaagtaaaatagttaatataaaaagttcgtgaaattttattcaatgttaAACTAATAATACCTGTTATAAATCCTGctattaattatatactttaCACGTGTTTCTTTCGAtcgtttcatatttttttattcttttctgaTGTTTGTGTATAAAATGACGTAATAAcgagaaaaaaatgataaaaatattattttgtaaagtgggactataactttttatttacacacaacattttttaattttatttaacattttatgagtatctttttatttgtttttataatcttatacaaaaataattatttttagctGGAGTTATATTTAGCATTTCTGACCGCTAAAAACATTTCTTGCAGTTTGCTATTTTTCTAAAGTCAACGTCACTCAAAAGATTATTTAGGATTTTTAGCAATCTCCGAAATAGTGCAACTTACAAACAATTAAGTCTCTGGTATTGGCCAGTATTTGAAATTCTGATATTTTCTAGAGTTCGAAACCTTTTATGGcagaataaactttaaatatttttttattaaggttttctatttcatttgtttcgtattttttaataatacataagtcttgaaattaaagaaaaattattaaatatacttttagtttcttaatttttagtgaaattaaaaatagtttttaatcaaaattttgatttaatttaatctttcaaatttataaatgtgtgaataaaaactaaattttattaaatttgtttgacatttcaaatatattttacgATAACATTTCAAGTGTATATCAGTTCAcactaaaacataaatgtatcaaataatataaacaattcaaatgttatcataaaatacatttaaaacattaaatgaacttaacaaaatataattagaaaaaataaaattcacatagctgtaaaaataaaaaattaaattagtttaaaattttgaaaataaactaatttcaatttttactaaaatttaataactaaaaatatatttaatctaaagaaaaattataaaggcAAGCAAGAATTTATAAATGTGGGCTTCTTTATTAACTTTCATTTGATTTCTCAAGCTGGAAACAAACAAAGGTTTAAAAACCCTCCTTATGCGTATAAATTACTAGAGGTTTCATAACCTCAgttaaaattaaactatcttGTGGTCATGCTTTGTTCTTTTGTATatacaaaaattgaattattagaTTTATGTGGTTTAAATTGTCTTTTTAATATTCTCAATATTGTTAACAacattattctaatttttttattatttccctttttttatcaattgttattcctttataaaaacatttatttaaaataaatacatatatgtatacataGAGAAGGGaagtattaaatataatttttttaattaaattaacttatgtaTAAACTGAATAACTTCTCAAAATTACTATGTTTAATTTGATGATTGATCACCTTGTGTGAGGAATattacattgaataaaaatattaccaaAACTAAtagaaattacaaatattatttatgttgacatttttatgataattaaaaaatataaaattaatttaatttttatcagttattataattatataataaaagtacttttaatttttaacacgaccacttttataaataatttatatagcttatgaaaactaaaaagtaattaacaaagataaagatagacaaacataaaaagaagttacaaaaattaatttttattattaattgtgataaATAGTCTTGATGAAAAATAGTacaattagaagaagaaaaaaagtatattttaatagaattaGGAAAGTTTTGCTTTCTCCTTAATTTCTGATGCATTTATGGCCATTAGGCCCATTCACTTCTATCAATGTTTTCTGTTTTGCACTCTTATTAATGTTTtcgtttattttattattttaaaaattaaatactcaTTATAGTGCCAACATGATTTTGACGtctttgattacttttacataAGATAAGCcaacaaagaaagaatgaaagaaaaaaaaaaaaaaaaactctcttTAGTCTTGAAGAAAAGATCGAGGATTTTTCACtatagttaattttaaataaaaattactcaaataaataaatttaaatgttttttcttatatggATAAAGATAAGATTTTACTGTAGAAAGATCGAAAATGTATGACATAATGTCAGAAAAAATTGTGTGGGTTAAATACTATTTtgattatgtttaattattattttttaaagtaaactgaatttttttaagaatgataACATTTTAATGTGATCTGGTTTGGATTAAAATCATGCAGGAATTgtgaaattaatttagtttgatttgaccTGAAGTAGTTTgtatgatttcaaaattaatttatctaagGGAGTTTTTCAGCGGTAAATTTTAGTAAAGTGTATCAAGTTTTAGGTTATAAAAGTATatctatgaaaaaaaattttaaatccaaaaatattttaataattttagaatttaatttaaaataaaaaaataaaagatagttatCAAAAATCTTGATTGGTCCATACGAgagaaattattaatttttattatatattttttgaagggcagttgttttttaaaataaaaggtagttgtttctTTTAACCCAAACAGGTTTTATAAATCCAGATGGGTTCTATAAACTCATTTGagttctataaaccctaaaaggtagttgtttttttaaaaaaaaataaaaataaaaagtagttgtttttttaacccaaaCAAGTTTTATAAACTCaaacgggttctataaaccctaaaccctacaccattatatttttttaaaaggtagttgttttttaaaataaaaaataaaataaaaggtaattgttttttaaaattaaaaataaaataaaatctaataactTCTCTCACCAGGagttttaataactaccttctattttttttattttaaattaaattttaaaattattaaaagatcattggatttaaaattggttttctttcttaactgagacatttttgtaacctaaaacttgaaatgtaccaactgaaaaaccctcttacgtaaattagcaaacctttgattatatatatatatatatatatatatatatatatatatatatatatatatatatatatatatatatatatatatatatatatatatatatgggtttgttaacacgcgtaggCCTGTTTTTCatttggtacgttttaacaatgtgtatcgaattatagtagacaaaaataccctcatttatcatggattctaagttttaaggtcaaagatatttaaataattttcattctcaaaactaaaaaaaatacccaAAACCCTTGCTCATTTCCCTCATTCctttcaaccctttctctttcatctctaactccaacattttctctgtcgtCCCTGCTGTTGTCCCTATTGAAAAAAAAGATCAGAAACCTTAccaaaagtttattct
The sequence above is drawn from the Vigna radiata var. radiata cultivar VC1973A chromosome 3, Vradiata_ver6, whole genome shotgun sequence genome and encodes:
- the LOC106757322 gene encoding uncharacterized protein LOC106757322 isoform X1, with the translated sequence MGFEQDTVLVPPWLEQLLHTPFFNVCRIHADAARSECNMFCLDCNGEAFCFYCRSSRHKDHRVIQIRRSSYHDVVRVAEIQRVLDISGVQTYVINSARVLFLNVRPQPKSGKGVAHICEICGRSLLDPFRFCSLGCKLEGIKKNGDASFALDGRNEELTMETTTTTTTSTSRGSVSSNQQEEGLREGSTQDMYQVTPPSNARRRKGIPHRAPFAS
- the LOC106757322 gene encoding uncharacterized protein LOC106757322 isoform X2, with amino-acid sequence MDTVLVPPWLEQLLHTPFFNVCRIHADAARSECNMFCLDCNGEAFCFYCRSSRHKDHRVIQIRRSSYHDVVRVAEIQRVLDISGVQTYVINSARVLFLNVRPQPKSGKGVAHICEICGRSLLDPFRFCSLGCKLEGIKKNGDASFALDGRNEELTMETTTTTTTSTSRGSVSSNQQEEGLREGSTQDMYQVTPPSNARRRKGIPHRAPFAS